One genomic window of Pseudomonas aeruginosa includes the following:
- a CDS encoding DUF3426 domain-containing protein: MSESVITQCPHCSTSFRVNDAQLGAANGAVRCGTCLKVFNALQHQVGGAPRANAPSAAEAKPAAAPPPAPSVAAATSAAPPAARPRDETLWIHDDLDLDSLNLDEELAKLDEFELNQEFSSIEKAPRPAESLLARRDDERDPHDERWAEALIADAEPAQPARGNPRQEPSLGEPLAEERVSFVPLRRAEDPPELRLSLDDDDDDEPSLGKRRHGLSALDEDDEESAEEQSVAPLGSARKPDEAPVESLDQLRDEPLQLAWEKPRRQWPRRLGWLLLILLALGGLAAQYIAYHFDELARQDAYRPWFAQLCPEIGCTLPSKVDVEQIRSSNLVVRSHPEFSGALVVDAIIYNRASFSQPFPLLELRFADLNGHLIANRRFKPGEYLGGELAGRTEMPPQVPIHVSLDILDPGPKAVNYSLSFHSPE; encoded by the coding sequence ATGAGCGAAAGCGTCATCACCCAATGTCCCCATTGCAGCACCAGTTTCCGCGTCAACGACGCGCAACTGGGCGCCGCCAATGGCGCGGTCCGCTGCGGCACCTGCCTGAAAGTCTTCAACGCCCTGCAACACCAGGTCGGTGGCGCGCCGCGCGCGAACGCTCCTTCGGCAGCCGAAGCGAAGCCGGCCGCCGCTCCGCCACCCGCGCCCAGCGTCGCGGCCGCCACCTCGGCCGCGCCCCCGGCAGCGCGCCCGCGCGACGAAACCCTGTGGATCCATGACGACCTCGACCTGGACAGCCTCAACCTCGACGAGGAACTGGCCAAGCTCGACGAATTCGAGCTGAACCAGGAATTCTCCAGCATCGAGAAGGCCCCGCGACCGGCGGAAAGCCTGCTGGCGCGCCGCGACGACGAACGCGATCCACATGACGAACGCTGGGCCGAGGCGCTGATCGCCGATGCCGAACCGGCCCAGCCGGCGCGCGGCAATCCGCGCCAGGAACCGAGCCTCGGCGAACCGCTGGCGGAAGAGCGGGTATCCTTCGTGCCGCTGCGCCGCGCCGAGGATCCGCCGGAACTTCGCCTCAGCCTCGATGACGACGATGACGACGAGCCCAGCCTCGGCAAGCGCCGCCACGGCCTGAGCGCCCTGGATGAAGACGACGAGGAAAGCGCCGAGGAACAGTCCGTCGCGCCCCTGGGCAGCGCCCGCAAACCGGACGAGGCGCCGGTCGAGAGTCTCGACCAGTTGCGCGACGAGCCGCTGCAACTGGCCTGGGAGAAGCCCCGGCGCCAATGGCCGCGGCGTCTCGGCTGGCTGCTGCTGATCCTGCTGGCGCTGGGCGGTCTCGCCGCTCAGTACATCGCCTACCATTTCGACGAACTGGCGCGCCAGGACGCCTATCGCCCCTGGTTCGCCCAGCTCTGCCCGGAAATCGGCTGCACCCTTCCCTCCAAGGTCGACGTGGAGCAGATCAGGAGCAGCAACCTGGTGGTCCGCAGCCATCCCGAATTCAGCGGCGCGCTGGTGGTCGACGCGATCATCTACAATCGCGCCAGCTTCTCGCAGCCGTTCCCGCTGCTGGAACTGCGCTTCGCCGACCTCAACGGCCACCTCATCGCCAATCGCCGCTTCAAGCCCGGCGAGTACCTCGGCGGCGAGCTGGCCGGACGAACGGAAATGCCACCGCAGGTACCGATCCACGTGTCGCTGGACATCCTCGACCCGGGTCCGAAGGCGGTGAACTACAGCCTGAGCTTCCATTCCCCGGAGTGA
- the accB gene encoding acetyl-CoA carboxylase biotin carboxyl carrier protein, which translates to MDIRKVKKLIELLEESGIDELEIREGEESVRISRHSKTAAQPVYAQAPAFAAPVAAPAPAAAAPAAAAAESAPAAPKLNGNVVRSPMVGTFYRAASPTSANFVEVGQSVKKGDILCIVEAMKMMNHIEAEVSGTIESILVENGQPVEFDQPLFTIV; encoded by the coding sequence ATGGACATTCGTAAAGTCAAGAAACTGATCGAGCTGCTGGAAGAGTCCGGTATCGACGAGCTGGAAATCCGCGAAGGCGAAGAGTCGGTACGCATCAGCCGCCACAGCAAGACCGCCGCCCAGCCGGTGTACGCACAGGCTCCGGCCTTCGCCGCTCCGGTCGCCGCGCCGGCGCCGGCAGCCGCCGCTCCGGCCGCCGCTGCCGCGGAAAGCGCCCCGGCCGCGCCGAAGCTGAACGGCAACGTGGTTCGCTCGCCGATGGTCGGCACCTTCTACCGCGCCGCCTCGCCGACCTCGGCCAACTTCGTCGAAGTCGGCCAGAGCGTGAAGAAAGGCGACATCCTGTGCATCGTCGAAGCCATGAAGATGATGAACCACATCGAAGCCGAAGTTAGCGGCACCATCGAGTCGATCCTGGTGGAGAACGGCCAGCCGGTTGAGTTCGACCAGCCGCTGTTCACCATCGTCTAA
- the aroQ gene encoding type II 3-dehydroquinate dehydratase, producing the protein MATLLVLHGPNLNLLGTREPGTYGSTTLGQINQDLERRAREAGHHLLHLQSNAEYELIDRIHAARDEGVDFIIINPAAFTHTSVALRDALLAVSIPFIEVHLSNVHKREPFRHHSYFSDVAVGVICGLGATGYRLALESALEQLQRP; encoded by the coding sequence ATGGCGACCCTCCTCGTATTGCACGGGCCGAATCTGAACCTGCTGGGCACCCGCGAGCCCGGCACCTACGGTTCGACCACCCTCGGGCAGATCAACCAGGACCTCGAGCGCCGCGCCCGCGAAGCCGGCCACCACCTGCTGCATCTGCAAAGCAACGCCGAATACGAACTGATCGACCGGATCCATGCCGCGCGCGACGAAGGCGTGGACTTCATCATCATCAATCCGGCGGCATTCACCCATACCAGCGTCGCGTTACGTGACGCGCTGCTTGCGGTGAGCATCCCATTCATCGAAGTGCACCTGTCGAACGTGCACAAACGTGAACCTTTCCGGCATCACTCCTACTTCTCCGACGTGGCGGTAGGGGTGATCTGCGGTCTCGGCGCCACAGGCTACCGCCTGGCCCTGGAATCCGCCCTTGAACAACTTCAACGCCCCTGA
- a CDS encoding EI24 domain-containing protein has product MERIRRWYRQSLAAATEAATCFALGFRESLQPAALFRSASLCILVSVLCTWLFVHFFEPIIRLCGWAALYTAFSVANFALIPSGSLIEAGSGGPYFDPLAAFNGLAGLAQLAFYFVGYAALFFVALYAASIVFGIRLGLRIGLLGQLKEQVRQRYPRLAPASGERISLWRAAGFRLAPWLGVSGSILVGLLVPLYNGVLLLLALAYLNIRFLLPATLAGLADAGEQLAVLRARRGSLLLFGLLILLLALVPLLNLLLPAVLGGGTCHLANRGLAQLRGEATAESGSAG; this is encoded by the coding sequence ATGGAACGCATCCGCCGCTGGTACCGCCAATCGCTGGCCGCCGCGACCGAGGCCGCGACCTGCTTCGCCCTGGGTTTCAGGGAAAGCCTGCAACCCGCCGCACTCTTCCGCTCCGCGAGCCTGTGCATTCTCGTCAGCGTGCTGTGCACCTGGCTGTTCGTGCATTTCTTCGAACCGATCATCCGCCTCTGCGGCTGGGCCGCGCTGTACACGGCATTCAGCGTGGCCAACTTCGCCCTGATCCCCAGCGGCTCGCTGATCGAGGCCGGCAGCGGTGGCCCGTACTTCGATCCGCTGGCGGCCTTCAACGGCCTGGCGGGACTGGCGCAACTGGCGTTCTATTTCGTCGGCTATGCCGCGCTGTTCTTCGTCGCCCTGTACGCCGCCAGCATCGTCTTCGGCATCCGCCTGGGCCTGCGCATCGGCCTGCTCGGACAACTGAAGGAACAGGTCCGCCAACGCTACCCGCGACTGGCACCTGCCTCCGGCGAAAGGATCTCGCTGTGGCGTGCCGCCGGCTTCCGCCTGGCACCCTGGCTGGGCGTTTCCGGATCGATCCTGGTCGGCCTGCTGGTTCCGCTCTACAACGGTGTACTCCTGCTGCTGGCGCTGGCCTACCTGAACATCCGCTTCCTGCTGCCCGCCACGCTGGCCGGGCTGGCCGATGCCGGCGAGCAGCTCGCCGTGCTTCGTGCTCGCCGCGGCAGCCTGTTGCTGTTCGGCCTGCTGATACTGCTCCTGGCGCTGGTGCCGCTGCTCAACCTGCTGCTGCCGGCGGTGCTCGGCGGCGGTACCTGCCACCTGGCCAATCGCGGCCTGGCGCAACTGCGCGGCGAGGCCACGGCAGAGAGTGGCAGCGCCGGCTAG
- the prmA gene encoding 50S ribosomal protein L11 methyltransferase encodes MPWLQVRLAITPEQAETYEDALLEVGAVSVTFMDAEDQPIFEPDLGTTPLWSRTHLLALFEADTDETALLAHLALLTGGDLPEHHVEEIADQDWERSWMDNFQPMRFGRRLWIVPSWHAAPEPDAVNLLLDPGLAFGTGTHPTTALCLEWLDGQELAGRQVLDFGCGSGILAIAALLLGAERAVGTDIDPQALEASRDNASRNGIEPARFPVYLPADLPQRQADVLVANILAGPLVSLAPQLTGLVRPGGLLALSGILAEQAAEVRAAYSAHFDLDPTAEREGWIRISGRRRAD; translated from the coding sequence ATGCCCTGGTTACAAGTTCGCCTGGCCATCACCCCGGAACAGGCCGAAACCTACGAAGACGCCCTGCTCGAAGTCGGCGCCGTCTCCGTGACCTTCATGGACGCCGAAGACCAGCCGATCTTCGAGCCGGACCTCGGCACCACCCCGCTGTGGTCGCGCACCCACCTGCTGGCGCTGTTCGAAGCGGACACCGATGAGACCGCCCTGCTCGCCCACCTCGCCTTGCTTACCGGCGGCGACCTGCCCGAGCACCATGTCGAGGAAATCGCCGACCAGGATTGGGAACGCAGCTGGATGGACAACTTCCAGCCGATGCGTTTCGGCCGCCGCCTGTGGATCGTGCCGAGCTGGCACGCCGCCCCCGAGCCGGACGCGGTCAACCTGCTGCTCGATCCGGGCCTGGCCTTCGGCACCGGCACCCACCCGACCACCGCGCTGTGCCTGGAATGGCTCGACGGCCAGGAACTGGCCGGCCGGCAGGTGCTCGACTTCGGCTGCGGCTCGGGAATCCTCGCCATCGCCGCGCTGCTGCTCGGCGCCGAACGGGCGGTCGGCACCGACATCGATCCACAGGCCCTGGAAGCCTCGCGCGACAATGCCTCGCGCAACGGTATCGAGCCCGCGCGGTTCCCTGTCTACCTGCCGGCGGACCTGCCGCAGCGACAGGCCGACGTGCTGGTCGCCAATATCCTCGCCGGCCCGCTGGTTTCCCTCGCCCCGCAACTGACCGGCCTGGTACGTCCCGGCGGCCTGCTGGCGTTGTCCGGCATCCTCGCCGAGCAGGCCGCGGAGGTCCGCGCGGCCTACTCCGCACACTTCGATCTCGACCCGACCGCCGAGCGCGAAGGCTGGATCCGCATCAGCGGCCGCCGCCGCGCCGATTGA
- the gcbA gene encoding diguanylate cyclase GcbA — MMTEHDDPTLDRLKHHFAQRVINQARQVLEVWQRLTRAEWNSDGMEELADATLRLQRYAERFEQAEHAQLAGAIDRTLDVVEANRGRLSSESISELNQLMQRLSRTGLRHGDQLEHTVLPPLRKPVYLALKDRERAERLAQQLEFFGLQALSCETADAFRASMRERYPAAIVMEVDFAGPDMGLRLASEAQAGLEHKLPVLFFSDSETDTPTRLAAARAGGQEFFTGTLDASSVLEKIETLSRLSFYEPYRVLIVDDSRAQALHTEMVLNSAGIITRALTEPLSVMAELSDFQPDLIILDMYMPECLGTELAKVIRQHERHVSVPIIYLSAEDDLDKQLDAMSEGGDDFLTKPIRPRHLIATVRTRASRARSLKARMVRDSLTGLYNHTHTLQLLEDARLRARRDGRPLSFAMLDIDHFKQVNDRFGHPMGDRVIKGLALFLKQRLRKTDHIGRYGGEEFAVVLPDTDLDAARLVLDEIRQRFAEIHYPAQPTDLRCTFSCGIAELTPDLDIKSMAKQADEALYRAKHGGRNRIEVYRPDAR; from the coding sequence ATGATGACCGAGCACGATGACCCGACCCTGGACCGCCTGAAGCACCACTTCGCCCAGCGAGTGATCAACCAGGCGCGCCAGGTTCTGGAGGTCTGGCAACGCCTGACCCGCGCGGAGTGGAACAGCGACGGCATGGAAGAACTGGCCGACGCCACCCTGCGCCTGCAGCGCTACGCCGAACGCTTCGAGCAAGCCGAGCATGCCCAGTTGGCCGGTGCCATCGACCGTACCCTGGACGTCGTCGAGGCCAACCGCGGCCGGCTTTCCAGCGAGTCGATCAGCGAACTCAACCAGTTGATGCAGCGCCTGTCGCGCACCGGCCTGCGGCATGGCGACCAGCTCGAGCACACCGTCCTGCCGCCGTTGCGCAAACCGGTCTACCTGGCACTGAAGGACCGCGAACGCGCCGAGCGCCTGGCCCAGCAACTGGAATTCTTCGGTCTGCAGGCGCTGAGCTGCGAGACCGCCGACGCCTTCCGCGCCAGCATGCGCGAACGCTACCCGGCGGCGATCGTCATGGAAGTCGATTTCGCCGGCCCCGACATGGGCCTGCGACTGGCCAGCGAGGCCCAGGCCGGCCTCGAACACAAGCTGCCGGTGCTGTTCTTCAGCGACAGCGAGACCGACACACCGACCCGCCTGGCCGCGGCCCGTGCCGGCGGCCAGGAATTCTTCACCGGCACCCTGGACGCCTCCAGCGTGCTGGAAAAGATCGAGACCCTCAGCCGCCTGAGCTTCTACGAGCCCTACCGGGTACTGATCGTCGACGACTCCCGGGCCCAGGCGCTGCACACCGAGATGGTCCTCAACAGCGCCGGGATCATCACCCGCGCACTCACCGAGCCACTGTCGGTGATGGCCGAGCTGAGCGACTTCCAGCCCGACCTGATCATCCTCGACATGTACATGCCCGAGTGCCTGGGCACCGAATTGGCCAAGGTGATCCGCCAGCACGAGCGCCACGTCAGCGTGCCGATCATCTACCTGTCCGCCGAGGACGACCTGGACAAGCAGCTGGACGCCATGAGCGAAGGCGGCGACGACTTCCTCACCAAGCCGATCCGCCCGCGCCACCTGATCGCCACCGTGCGCACCCGCGCCAGCCGCGCGCGCAGCCTGAAGGCGCGGATGGTGCGCGACAGCCTGACCGGCCTGTACAACCACACCCATACCCTGCAACTGCTCGAGGACGCCCGTCTGCGCGCACGTCGCGATGGCCGTCCGCTGAGCTTCGCGATGCTCGACATCGACCACTTCAAGCAGGTCAACGACCGTTTCGGCCACCCCATGGGCGACCGGGTGATCAAGGGCCTGGCGCTGTTCCTCAAGCAACGCCTGCGCAAGACCGACCACATCGGCCGCTATGGCGGCGAAGAGTTCGCCGTGGTCCTTCCGGACACCGACCTGGACGCCGCGCGCCTGGTGCTCGACGAGATTCGCCAGCGCTTCGCCGAGATCCACTACCCGGCGCAACCGACCGACCTGCGCTGCACCTTCAGTTGCGGCATCGCCGAGCTGACCCCGGACCTCGATATCAAGAGCATGGCCAAGCAGGCCGACGAAGCGCTGTACCGGGCCAAGCACGGCGGGCGCAACCGGATCGAGGTATATCGTCCCGACGCTCGATAA
- the accC gene encoding acetyl-CoA carboxylase biotin carboxylase subunit, with the protein MLEKVLIANRGEIALRILRACKELGIKTVAVHSTADRELMHLSLADESVCIGPAPATQSYLQIPAIIAAAEVTGATAIHPGYGFLAENADFAEQIERSGFTFVGPTAEVIRLMGDKVSAKDAMKRAGVPTVPGSDGPLPEDEETALAIAREVGYPVIIKAAGGGGGRGMRVVYDESELIKSAKLTRTEAGAAFGNPMVYLEKFLTNPRHVEVQVLSDGQGNAIHLGDRDCSLQRRHQKVIEEAPAPGIDEKARQEVFARCVQACIEIGYRGAGTFEFLYENGRFYFIEMNTRVQVEHPVSEMVTGVDIVKEMLRIASGEKLSIRQEDVVIRGHALECRINAEDPKTFMPSPGKVKHFHAPGGNGVRVDSHLYSGYSVPPNYDSLVGKVITYGADRDEALARMRNALDELIVDGIKTNTELHKDLVRDAAFCKGGVNIHYLEKKLGMDKH; encoded by the coding sequence ATGTTGGAAAAAGTGCTGATCGCCAACCGCGGCGAAATCGCCTTGCGCATCCTTCGCGCATGCAAGGAGCTGGGGATCAAGACGGTGGCGGTACACTCCACCGCCGACCGCGAGTTGATGCACCTGTCGCTCGCCGACGAATCGGTGTGCATCGGTCCGGCCCCGGCCACCCAGTCGTACCTGCAGATCCCGGCGATCATCGCCGCGGCCGAGGTCACCGGCGCCACCGCGATCCACCCCGGCTACGGCTTCCTCGCCGAGAACGCCGACTTCGCCGAGCAGATCGAACGCTCCGGCTTCACCTTCGTCGGCCCGACCGCCGAGGTGATCCGCCTGATGGGCGACAAGGTCTCGGCCAAGGACGCCATGAAGCGCGCCGGCGTCCCCACCGTGCCGGGCTCCGACGGCCCGCTGCCGGAAGATGAAGAAACCGCCCTGGCGATCGCCCGCGAGGTCGGCTACCCGGTGATCATCAAGGCCGCCGGCGGCGGCGGTGGTCGCGGCATGCGCGTGGTCTACGACGAATCCGAGCTGATCAAGTCGGCCAAGCTGACCCGCACCGAGGCCGGCGCGGCGTTCGGCAACCCGATGGTCTACCTGGAGAAGTTCCTGACCAACCCGCGCCACGTGGAAGTCCAGGTGCTTTCCGACGGCCAGGGCAACGCCATCCACCTCGGCGACCGCGACTGCTCCCTGCAGCGCCGCCACCAGAAGGTGATCGAAGAGGCGCCGGCCCCCGGCATCGACGAGAAGGCCCGTCAGGAAGTCTTCGCCCGCTGCGTCCAGGCCTGCATCGAGATCGGCTACCGCGGCGCCGGCACCTTCGAGTTCCTCTACGAGAACGGCCGCTTCTACTTCATCGAGATGAACACTCGCGTGCAGGTGGAGCACCCGGTATCTGAGATGGTCACCGGTGTCGACATCGTCAAGGAGATGCTGCGCATCGCCTCCGGCGAGAAGCTCTCGATCCGCCAGGAGGACGTGGTCATCCGCGGCCATGCGCTGGAATGCCGGATCAACGCCGAAGACCCGAAGACCTTCATGCCCAGCCCGGGCAAGGTCAAGCACTTCCACGCCCCCGGCGGCAACGGCGTGCGCGTCGACTCGCACCTCTACAGCGGCTACAGCGTGCCGCCGAACTACGACTCGCTGGTCGGCAAGGTCATCACCTACGGTGCCGACCGCGACGAGGCGCTGGCGCGGATGCGCAATGCCCTGGACGAGTTGATCGTCGACGGTATCAAGACCAATACCGAACTGCACAAGGACCTGGTGCGCGACGCCGCCTTCTGCAAGGGCGGGGTGAACATCCATTACCTGGAGAAGAAACTGGGTATGGACAAGCACTGA